From Acidobacteriota bacterium, a single genomic window includes:
- a CDS encoding DNRLRE domain-containing protein, which translates to MRRTLQGVALVLGLMMTTSPGSAETVRLLPDRDTTLFEDNRQSEPALGELSSGAGQWLFTGLGPKNRRALLRFDLGALPASAEIVSAKLEMTVDRTRCGPSPVRLHRLLADWGEAGSSTDHLGGGGGGAQARPDDATWLHRFYDQQLWQEAGGDYVAEASAEIAVDQEGTYEWMGLAPDVQRWLAEPATNFGWIAIGEETEAPTTKRYFSREGTTGPQLEITFRLP; encoded by the coding sequence ATGCGCAGAACCCTTCAAGGCGTCGCCCTCGTTCTCGGGCTGATGATGACGACCAGCCCTGGCAGCGCCGAAACGGTGCGCCTCCTGCCGGATCGCGACACCACCCTGTTCGAAGACAACCGCCAGAGCGAGCCCGCCCTCGGTGAGCTCTCGAGCGGCGCTGGCCAGTGGCTGTTCACCGGCCTCGGACCCAAGAATCGCCGCGCCCTGCTGCGCTTCGACCTGGGCGCCTTGCCGGCAAGCGCCGAAATCGTCTCTGCCAAGCTCGAGATGACCGTCGACCGTACTCGTTGCGGTCCGTCGCCGGTGCGCCTTCATCGCCTGCTCGCCGACTGGGGAGAGGCAGGCTCGAGCACCGACCACCTGGGCGGCGGCGGTGGCGGTGCTCAGGCCCGTCCGGACGACGCCACCTGGCTACACCGCTTCTACGACCAGCAGCTCTGGCAGGAAGCCGGCGGCGACTACGTCGCCGAAGCCAGCGCCGAAATCGCCGTCGATCAGGAAGGCACTTACGAATGGATGGGGCTGGCGCCGGACGTTCAGCGCTGGCTCGCCGAACCGGCCACCAACTTCGGCTGGATCGCCATCGGAGAAGAGACCGAAGCCCCCACCACCAAGCGCTACTTCAGCCGCGAAGGCACCACCGGCCCGCAACTCGAAATCACCTTCCGGCTGCCCTAA